In Fusarium fujikuroi IMI 58289 draft genome, chromosome FFUJ_chr02, the genomic stretch TTGAGCAGAGTAGAGGTAGGTAAGGTGATTGCGATTGATGATCAGACAAAGGCCTGATCTAAGGTATCCAATGGGGCTGGGGCTTAGTCTTGGAATCGGATCTGGGCTTGTGCTTTCTTGATTGctctgccttgccttgcttcTGCCTTGTCTTCTACCCTTCAGATTGTTTGGTATTAGTTATGGTGGATTGGAGACTGGTTGTCGGGTCTCGGGAGCTGGCGTTGCATTGCATGAGCCTAAATGGGGCCCAGCAGAGACTCGCTGACTCTTGTTCTCTCTATTCTCTCCTTCTCGTACCCCTCAGTTGCCGTCAAGTCTAATTCGTCCTTAGGCTGGAGGGGAGTGACGTGCAAAGGCAAAAACAAACCAGAAGCAAGACGAGACTCAACAGACACATGATGCGATTTCACGGGGAGTCGGCCCCAGCATGGAACGACGGCCGCTGGTGGGTTGGGGTTAAAACAACCGACTTGATCTAGACACTCTCATCTCGTTTCTAGTGTCTTTCTTAGCTCTTGAACCAAAGGTGCCGTTTCCGACTGCATGGATATCATTTGATGCTGAGTAGGTACGGTTCGTATTTTTCACGTGAGAGATCTATGCCTCACAAACCTGAACTCCCAAACTCTCCAGATCTCGTCACGCCAGGAAACCTGCAGAAAAGACCCTTCCCAACGTGTCGTCACAGTGGAGGAACCAAGCGAAAGGCCCTTAAATTAGGACGTTCTAGTAGGCCCCTCTTCCTCACCGCGGCTCTGTCAAAATTGTCATTTCGCCCCTGAGATGCGTTGTATTACATTGAGTCGTCCCTGATTGGTTCAGCTAACACGGAGAAATTCCTCTTCGCTCCTTGGCGCCGCTGGTCGGATTTTTGCGCAAGGGATCGCCGTCCCGGTGCCCTGACCGACTCAGATCCAATACACGCTAGGCCGAGATCGGGCCCTCTTTTTTGTTCTCTCCATTCGATTCTTATCAGCCGAGGCTTGAGTTCTCTTTCTCGtttttatcttatcttatctcacCCATGCTCAAACGCAGGGTTACTTATCGATCAGAGGTCAGCTAGCTTGATTCTAAGAACGATCAGCATCAGTACTAGTTTGGTTGTCACGTCGCGTCGCATCGTCACTCGACATCAATTCTGTACTTTTATCTACTTCTGTGCAATATCGTCAACGCCTCAGTCGTTCCCTTTGGTCATGACGTCCGAGCTTGGGAGCTCCCCGAAGAGAGAGCCGACACCCACTCTTCCTTTATCCTCGGTTCCTCAAAAGCGCCCCCTTGAAGAAGGCCGTCACAGTCCTGTCGTTCCCTCGCCACTGAACCCCGAAGTCAGGCCTTCCGACTCTTTGGCACCTGAAGATGCTGCTCAAAACTCTAGATCCAAGTCTGCGCGAGCAAAGAAGGATACTCTAAAGAAACGTGAGGCCAAAGGAAGCGATAGTGTTCGTGCGACACCTGATCCAAAACCAAAGTCGAAGCCacagaagaaacagagcgAGTCGAGCCCACTACGATACAACTTGGGGCAGCCTAAACTGTCCAACTTCAACCCTCCGCGAGGTCCTGTCTTGACGGCACACCATGAGGTCACGGCCCCTGATGGCCAAACGGTCGAATTCTTTGAAGCATCGGATCAGTAAGCCAAGACTATATTTGGAAAATACCTTCAAGCTAACTACCAAAGTGTCTCTAATAAGAAGAGCTTCCGGTATACTCCCTGCATCGCCGATCCTCTCTTCCCGTCCATGATCTACTACCGAAGCACTGAACCAGAGCCATATGGTCCCCACCTGAGCTTCGAGGACTCAGCAGGGCATGTTTATTTTGATAAGTCGGCTCGTCACGTCACAACCGAAAAAGGATTTCGCATGGCAAGGGCAAACGTGGCTGTGAGGGAGGGCAGATGGTACTGGGAGTGCAAAATCACACAAGGAGTTCGACCACCAAAAGATGGAGAATCCAAGCCGGAGGGAGGCAAGCATGTACGCGTGGGCTGGGCAAGACGAGAGGCATCGCTTGATGCGCCTGTGGGGTTCGATGCTTACAGTTATGGCCTCCGTGACGTTGCGGGCGAAAAGGTACATATGTCCCGTCCTAAGGAGTTCTTTCCTGCAGGAGAAGGCATTCGGGAGGGGGATATCATCGGCCTCGAGATTCAACTTCCGTCAGAACAACTGCACCGCAAGGTCATGTCTGGACAGTATAATCCAGTTGTTGATCAGACCGACGAGGAACCTGCGGCCACCGCTGAAGGCCATAACATTGTCCGCGATCGCTATCCCATACGCTTCAAATCTCATACTTATTTCGAGAAGAGCGAGTACTCCCCCGCCAAAGAATTGGAAGATCTTATGAACCCGACAGGGGCTGGCGGTGGCTCTTCAGAAGAACCTAGTCCTAATCACCCTCTTCCAAGTCTCCGCACGCTTCCCAATTCCTGCATCCGCGTGTACAAGAATGGCGTTTTAATGGGTACTCCGTTCGAGAAtctccttggcttcctcCCACCAGCTTCACgtcctcaaggtcaagctggCGGTCGCGAAGGCCTTGACGACGGCATGCTCGGATATTACCCCGCCGTAAGTGTCTTCCATGGAGGCGCTGTGGAGGTAAATTTCGGTCCCGAGTTTTGGTATCCCCCTCCAGCCGAGACCAAAGATAGACCTGATAAGGCCTGGTCAGACAACGCTCGCCTGAACAGGGTGCGCCCTGTGAGCGAGCGTTATTCTGACCAAATTGCAGAGGACATTGTCTGGGACATCATTGATGAGGTGGACTTTTGGTCCAAAGATGGGGGTGGGGCTACAGATCGCCAAGGTGTGAGTGACAAGAGTGAAGCTGTCGCCATGGCCCCTGGGCgagaagagatcaaggaagTGGTCCAAGACGATTGAAGCATCGCAAAATATGTTGTCTTCTTCTATCCAAATGATGATGGATAGCAGAACTACGAAAGCCTCTAGAAGAGATGTTCCTTTCAACCTACAAAAGATACCCACTGTGAAAATGCAGAAATCAAGTTTATTATTCATACCATGTCCATCAATAGTAAAAACTGGTATCGCACTGCCCGGAGGCTCCGTTCTCATTTCGTCATAAAACATGTCGTGAATACTGCTCGTTACCATATATCAACCTGCTTACAAACATAAGCCCTGTCCAGGCACCGTCTCAGCGACGACGAACCGGTTCCTCTGGCGAGACTGGCTCGACTACAGCAGGAATCGGGGATGGCTCAGACAAAGGGGAAACAGGATCTCCAAGTATTGCCCTGTCGGCATTGCGACTCGCCGCCGCTGCCTCTGGCCCCGGAAGAAGGGGATCATCTGGAAGCTCCTCGATACGGTCGCTACCATCAATAGGTGTCTCAGCTACAGATTTCTCACGCTCCAGTCGCACCTCGCGGCCTCTCTTGTGACAATACCAAAGGACAAACATTAATACTATTCAGGGTTAGCAAATGTATAAACAGTTTGGGAAGCAATACTTACAGAATAAAGCGACGCTCCATATAACATTTGTACCAATAAATGCAGGCCACCGCACCTTCAATGCGTTGACGATAGCCTTGAGCATACCAACAACAGCCCCTGGCTTCGTGACTAGATCGGTCAAATTTGATGGCTTGAGGAGGTCGATAGCGGCATCCTTAATGCCCTTTTCGGTATTCGCCTTAAGACCCTGACTTTCTGCAGCCGCCGCCAGGAGCTCAGGTGCCAGGGAGGACGTCAGCTTATCTGGAAGCTGGGtaacaagcttcttgagagatGAAGGGAGTTTTTCGAAACCGCGATTGATGGCACCATCGCGGTCTTCAACTAGGCTTGCGAGGTCACCGTATGCTGTCGGCACACCGTTGGCGAGATCCTTGAATACTTGGGTGAAACGGGACAGGAGCTCGGATGACTCGTTGGAGAGAGAAACTATCTTGTTGTTCTTTGCTTGGAGGTTCAGGCGGTCGAGAACATTACCAAGGTCCTGCTCCTCACGTTCGGCTTCTGGTGGCGCGACATTATCTTCTGGCTTAAGACCATCTTGTGGTTTCTTGTGTCTCGTGAACAAAGCCGTTAGGCGGTTTGGCTGTTTGTcgtgcttctctttctctttgtctttgtctttcttttccttcttcctgtCCTTTTTACTCTTGGGTTCTTGTAAAGCCTTTACCGCCTCTATCTCACTCTCAGATGCAGACGAGAGGTCGATCTGAGGGGTATTGATGCGTGGCGGCAAAGGCGGAGCCGGACCATCGTCTTCCAAGATACTTTGCAGCCATGCCTCATCGTCACGGTCGAGGACTGGGCTCAAAGGAGGAGTATCGGAGCTGAGGCTGTGCTGCGTGCTTCGCCGCTTGTGTTGAGGATCTGATGCACGAGATGCCTCGTTGCTGAAATCCGGTACATGTCCGTAGGATGGGTCTACCGAAGATCCAGCTTCGGTCTTTTTCgcagcctcctcagcagcagccgccTTCTCCGctctgttcttcttgatctttttgTATGTCAAGTATTCCAACATCTTCGAGTTTTGTTATATGTATGGGGGGCGCCTTGTTCGGAGATTTGGTAGATGGGGATTCAGCTATTTAACTATCTTATTCTGGAACAAGAGGCCGCCCAGCTTCAAGGAAAACGAGGGATGGCGATTTAGGTGTTGGCGCGCGCTTGGAAATTTGCCTTTGTCTTGGGTGACGAACGATCTACGCAAATCGAGAGCGCACAGCCACATCACATGTGATGTCACGACGGCAGCCCAGCCAGAGAGTCCAGGGTCAGAGCCTAAGCTCCCCCACGTAAATATGTTTTAAGGCTACGTGATTTGATGATCGACAATCAACTGCCGTACCATGATACGAACCCGAAAATTATTGGTCAAATGGCTTCCAAAACATGGATGGGTGGAGATCAGGGCTTCAAGTCGACTTCAGCTGCCATTAGTAGTAGATGAGGTCAACAGCCTAGGTAGGCGAGGAAATTAAACTTCCCAAGTGACGAGGGTTTTAAGGTTAGTTACCTGTATACGCTTGGGGGTTCGTTGATCAGTCAATTCTCGCATGTTTAgggttttcttctttgggcAGCATAAGTAGGTACTTAGCAATGCCAATTCATGTTGATTGACCGTGGGTATCTTGAAATTATATGGTTAATGATGAAGACATAAAAGTAGGTACAACGGCGTATACACCTCTATCAGGtgtcgtcaacatcctcgtcttcagccTCATCTGCCCCTCCTTCGTCACGGATAACCTCATCGGCAAGTGTGCTACGTTGCCAGCCGCTCCCATTCTTCCGCCGTCCCCGTTGGAAAGCATCCGTCGAAGTGACCGCTCTCTCGCCTGTGAACTTATGACTTGACCACTCGGTGGAGCATCGTGGGCAGTTTCTGTCTCGCCTAGTTCGCCAGAAAGCCTCTTCACATACCTCATGCAGTCGGAAGTTGCAGTCCACATCTGCACATCTCAGACCAATCGTGACTGGATCCTTGCATGCTTCACAAAACTTGATGCGCTGCCAGTCGCCTGGCTCAAGTTCCGGGTCGTTGTAGCTTTCGACTAGCCAGGGTCGTAATTCCAGCAACGCTCGGGGTGACAATGTATAGAACCCCTCGTTACTCTTCTCAAACCACCCTCCCTCAACCAAATTTGCAAGTACAGCTTCCACTTCACTATGCTTGAGTCCTTTGTCTACAGTTGTTTGCGTCTGGGCTTCCACATCGATCTGGCTTTCTCTTCGGTTCGGCCGTGCCAGTTTGATGGCCTGCATCTCGGTAATAGCCATGACTTCCATGCGGGGGGTGTTGAACTTTTCAAACATAGCGTCTAGAACACGTTTAATGAACGAGATTTCTTCGTGGCTGTATATGGTAGCGAGTTGCGTCTGCGGATCAGACGTGGTATTGACCAAAGCCCATATTCGTCTCTTTGTAATTTGGTGGAAAGTACTTCGGATTTCGTAGTCAAAAAGTGATGCCGCTTCTGAAGCTTTGTCCATGGCCTCTTGAAATTGTTCTTCGGTGATTTGATCGCTTCGTACTTCGTGTCCCTCCTCGCCTCCGCTGTGCCTGCGGTTGGCATTGAATATCGCAGCAAGGATAGGACGGGCTTCTTCGAAAGTAATCGTTCCTCGAGCTAAGATGGCCTGGAGAAATGCCCTATCCCCATGGTTGAATTCATGGTTACTCATGCTTGGTTTTGGCCTGACTATATTCGCGCTCGAGGCCCAGCACTATGGATTTATAATTTGTTCTCAAAAATCGATGAGGTGTGAATACTTGGAACGAAAGCCCCAGAAATGATTTTCTTGGAGGGGAAGAGAAGACGCGTTTGACGCGTTCAAGGCTTAATTAAGTGCACGAGCCTCGCATCTGTGGCTGTGGTGGCTCATTCAAGCATCCACATCAACCAGCTCGCTTTTCATATCACTTTGTAGGTGCCGCTCAGTTATCTTCTTTGTTTCATTCCGCTCGGGAGTGATTTGTAACTTGCCAAATGTATTAGTATAATCCATGAAATCATAGCAATAACCAGCATGGAATTGATATCGAGGTTCGATATGCATCTTGGGATATTCCTCAATTGGCACGCTAAAACACAGCCAGAACGCACAGAAGAACAATAAAGGCCAGTCTGATGAATATCAATAGAATACCTTAATATTGCATATCAAACTATGACATAAATGACTACCAGCTGCCTTACAGCTTTCACTGTGACATAGCATTTTTGTTCATTCAGTCAGTGTAGGGTGGCCCGGTCATTATGCTGACTCAGCTCGTTTACCAATTGAAAGAACTCTCAAGAGCTTTGAGCTTCATATGAGTTATACTAACCTTTTTCGTGATCAAGGTACAGAGCGCGAAGACTGGGACGTATCTTTCCAAAATATACGAACTATCAGTAACACTCAGCTAAGCGGATGAAAGATTGCATGTCCAGGCGCATTGTTATTCCAACAGCTCCTCCTCGTGTTGAGCAATTCATCAGAGCGTACGGAGTACGATCGTCAATTATCTACATCTCGACAACAAACACGCGAATTCAACAAATACCTAAAGACTCATCAGACCTATAACGCCCCCTACTCGCCAAGGGGCAGAAACAACGCGTCTACGTGCGCCATCATAGTGTCCTGGAGGAGGGCCTGAACCTGGAAGACATCGAGCAAGTGCCAGACGCAAATAGGCTCTTGATCTAAGAATGGCAATGAACACGTCGGAATTGAAAGAATTCGATGTTGTAAGAGTGGCAAGAAGCGATGGATCAGACACCGGGCCCGGATACTGGCCAGTCACAGCACCATCCGCCACGATTGCCACTAAGAAGACAAAGGATGCGTCTGCGGCTGAGAAAGCTCCAAGGACGAAACCTCAGATGATTCGATTAGCCGAAGACGACCCAAGATTCACAGAGTGGAAAGTCAAACTCGGGATTCTTCTGAAGCAAGAGCTATGTCCAAACCCCGATGGTAAGTTGGCTCCTCTGCCTCATCCTTCTGAGATATCTAACCATATGAAGAGGGGAATCCGTGGCTAGTTGACTTCCCGCGAGGTTACTGGCTATACGAAAAATCTAAACATCTTTGGGTTTCGGGGTATCCTATCAAGGTGAAGCTTTTTAAGAGCCCGCAGGAATTTGCAGTGCACCTGATATGGTTGCTCTCAACATCGATGGACTACCGAGACTGTTGCTGTGCGCACTGCAATGGTTTCAACTCAATGAAAGGGGGCATCGGTGCTGACGACGCGTTGATCATCACGCATGAACCTATCAAAGCTGATAAGATCCCGCCCAAGGTCACGCCTGTTCCACTCCCTCCAATGCCTGGACAGGCACCTCAGAAGCCGAACCAAGTTACACCACGATCACAGTCAACACAGTCTACCCCAGCTACTGCAGCACAAAACTCACCAGCACCGACGCCGGTCCCTGCAACCTCAGCCCCCATACAACAGCAcattcaacaccaaccccCGGTTCAACCACAGGAGCAGGCGCTCCAACCCCAGCCTCAGTCTCAACCCCAAAATCAGCCACTacttcagcagcagccacCTCAAATTCAACAACCCCAGTCTCAAGCACAGCAGCAGGTTCAACAGCAGGTTCAACAGCAAGTTGCACCTCTTGCTCAAGCACAGCCCCCATCGGTTCAGTGGTCATTGAAGTCACCTGTGCTGTTCAGGTCAGGAGAGCTGGTCTGGTATCTGAACGGTAATGCATGGCGCCTTGGAGTCATTGCTTCATCCACTGCGAGTCATCATGAGGTTATGCCCATCGGTCATGGCATCGTCCAACAAAATAATGTGAACAAAACAGAGGGAGAAATGCGACCCTTTTATGCCTTCACCGTACCACCTGTCAACCTCCCCGAATTGAAGGACAAGGAATACGATGGTGTTTCATGGGAGGCTCTCTTCCAAAGTACAGCAGACGGGAACCGTCGAGAGATGATTGCACTCGACGCTTCTAAGATGGCAGCTGTGAAGATTGACTACTCATACTCCCTATGGTCCAAAATGTCCGAAGAGCCGAACTTGAAGAGAGTTGCGTACTGGGGTTGCTTTTTTGGGGCTGAGCGCATCGAGATTGGCGACGCGATGCGGCTCAGATCAATCCCGGCTGAGCTGAACGTCCCGGCCGAGACGTGCGTCCTGGGTCTCCGTCGCATCTTCACCACCTCGGACTTCCCCGGGGCCGTCTTTTTCGTTGGCCATATCTACCAGCTTGTATCTGAAGACCAGCCAAACATTGTCCGGGATGAACACCTTCCCGTTGCGTTACGCCATGAGAGCCAGTGGCGCCATTCGGTCGGGGCACAGCGCTGGCGCTACGCACTGATCAAAGAGAACGTCGTGTTCAAGGAACAGTCGATTAGAGGTCGATTTTACCCAACGCACCGTCTCATGCCCATCCTCAACCCGAACGAATTCCAAAACTCAATTATTCAACGTAGAGTGGATGAACAGCATGCCCATCTCAACAACCGAATGGATGGTGTGGGTAGGTATCTTGGTCGAAAGATCAACCGGCTTGACACCCTTGGTGCTTCGGTGACCCATACAGCTAGGATCAGTCTTGAGCCGTTCATCAAGGAAGGAGACCAGCCTCTGGAGTGAGGGATGTTAGAGACACTCTGCCCATATACGGTGTGGCATCACATGTGCCGAGGGAGCGGACAACACGGAGTGATCGTGAAGTTGTTAGATAGTTTTTCGATCATTTAATAGAGGCATGCAAGGGTACCGGAACCATCATAGCCCTTCCAGTAACATCTCAGGCATATTCTAGAACCACTGCCCAAGACAGCCCCCGGAAGAACCCCCCGTCACCCCCTCGTCTCTAGCTCTCCCGTAACGCCCATACGCCTCACACTCACTTTCTTGTCCTCCCGATGAGCCAAACGCACCTGTTTCTCCTCACGGTGTCAGCGCCACCACTTTGCAGCGCCTGTAGCGCCTGTGCGATACACACCGCTACACAGAAAGCACCAGACCATGGCACAACTATTGCATCTTGCCCAACACAAGCACCACTTACGTATACTGCAAGTATTACAACACCTGCATAAAGCAAGGTGGGTTGGATGAATCATGGACACTGCGGGGGCAGGGACATCACGTATGTatgatggcgatgttgaGGCAAGACTCACGTGTTTCCTGCATCGCTGTGGTTCTTGGATGAACTAGGTGAGGATAGTGGCATGGATATGATGCCACATCCTGATCAGAGCGAATGAGAGGGGATGGGATACATGGAGCCGCTATCACTTGTCTTCCTCAAAAGGTATTGGTGTTAGGTATGAAGGATTGACGTCTTTCTCATTGATGTAGAGCGTAGGCATCGCTCGTCAACAGAATTGTGTTTACTGAGAGaatgaaaaaaaaacaccGCTTCTTCGCTTTCGCCAAATACATTGACAATGTGTGGCACACTCGCTGTGGTATCCATCCTCCAAATGTCACGGCCCGCAAGGTATGTGCGAATTTTGTTTGTCAAGACACAAACCACCCCCTTTTCAACACCTCTCGGCAAATCAACCCGTATATCCTCACCTGTCTCCTCTACATCATCTGGCTTTCCTGAATCATAACTCCTCTGTTCGTAAATGCCTATAAATGACTGATGGCTGGTATGCAAAATCACGGAGGCACGCTTGAATGGAATGATCGGGAACGGGATGTTGTATGTGACGGCTAACATGAATTGCCGTCTCTATGTCGTGAAAAACAAATAGGCTTCGTGTCGAATACTCTTTTGAACCAATGATCCAGGGTGGATGAACCGTGCAACGCGTGACCAAGTAGAAGGAAAATGAACTGCGGATAGGGGGTCGATAGTCATCGAATTTTCGACTCATGATATGAGATGATTGATGTGCTCTCCGCCCGTCGTTTCGTCCCTCGCTCTCGCAGCTCGAATGTCGTCGTCGTGTGTGGTTTTGTAAAACGATAAATGAAATAGCCATCCTCTCTTCGTCCCCGACTCCCGAGCTCGATAGTCTCATGGTGCATGTAAGTTATGCCACTTTTAGATTCTCAAGTCGCTCCTGTAGCCTCTTCAATATCTCCGGGTCTGGTTCAGGTTCGACTTTGCGGGGTTTGACACGGGGCGAGTCCTCTGTTTTCTCCGAACCACATTTTGTGCATTTGGTTCCATTTTCAGCACCGGTTGGGAATATCGTCTTGCACTCCTTACACTCATAGTGTGGCACACTGCTTGGACCGAATTCATCTCCAGGATAACCATATGGatacttctctttcttgggACTGTTATCTGGTTAGCCAAGACTTTGATAGGTACTTTAAGGTGAACGTACGGATCTCGAGGACAGTCAGTGCAGCGAACGTGGCCACACTTCTCACAGGTTTTATTACCAGAGATAAACAGAGTCGAACATTCATGACAGGTCCTTCGCACGCGTTGACGAGGCTTCTTGTGGACCAAGTCCTGGCCACCTGTCTTGCTAGGGCGAGTAAGgacgatcttcttctcgtcaaaggCGTAAGAGTAGTCGGGAATAATGGGGGCGTTCTCCTTGTTGGCTTTGATGATAGCGGCACGTCGCTCACGGCTGGCGATAATCTCGGCTTCGCTTCGTTTGGGAGGGTAACGGGTGCACTTGGTGCAGCGGGCATGCTGGCAGTTGGGACACTCCTTGGCAGAAGAAAAGGTGGAGTTGCACTTGTGGCAGGTTCGTCGTACGCGCATACGGATCGGCTTGTCAATGCGGAGAACAGTGTCGTCGGGCGATCTGGTCTGAAGTTCGGAAACGTTGATATCGAGTCCATAGCGCTCACCAAGCTTCTTAGCACGCTCTTCGATCAATTGGCTCCTGGTGAGTTTGGAGACGCCCTCCAAGCCTTCATATTTAGCCTTGGCTTCCAATTTCTTGTTCTCGGGAGCAGGAGGTTGACTGCAGGCTCGTTAGTTACTGAATGCACGGGAACTGGTCCAGTCAAGGAAAAGCAACAGTCCATCGAGACGTTTCCATCCGAGGAAAGTTCACCAGGGAAAACCGTACCTCGTCTGAGGagtctcctcagccttggctggAGGGGCAGGGTTGGTGGTCGAGAGAGTCGACTGACGCTTAGAAGCAGATGAGGAGCCCTCTCGCTTGAGGAAAGTTTTGGTGCGATTAAGAAGCTTGCTGAatcccttctctttcttctcctctctacGGGACGAGGGCCCGGCCTGGGAAGGAGAACTCATGTTGGATAGTTTGTGATGGCAGAGTTTGGGAGTTCTTTAATGGTTGCTGCTTTAAGTGACTGAAGTAATTTTGAGTGAGATTTGATATGAGATAGTTTTATCGTCCCCTCTATACAGTTGTCTATATTGTGAGGCGAATATGATGAGTAAAAATTGGATAACAGGGTATGCTATGAGTCGTGAGGTAGTCCAGTAGAGACGATGGTGTTTGAGCAATCGGCGGGACCGAAAGTAGTGGCGCTCAAGGGACGACAATGTATCCTCGGATAGATAGCGACAGTCCCCGTTAAAGAGACGTCGAGCTAATTAGTCAGGACAGACCAATTCGTATATCGAGCTGAGTGAGGGTCAAGAGTTTATCAGCCTCTCATGACGCAGTGGATCTGCGACGATGACCAAGGCGGTGCGATACGGGAATGGTTGGATCAAAGCTATCGACTCTgtgagaaggagaggagggaggaggagagagaggacCGAGTAGAGTTGAGTAGAAAGTTGGTCGAAGGATGATGAGCGAGGGCAGGCGAACTATACTTAGTCTGGCGGTTGCTAACCTGGACGGGACCTCGTGGATGGCGCTACACTCAACTCTACAGTGCACATCGAGCCAGCCTGGTGGTATTAGTGGACCCAGTCTAGCGGCCCGGCGCTACAAAACCAATGCTAATGCTGCAGAGGGCAGAGACAGCGAATGGAAGGCCTGCCCAGTGCAACAAGGGTGAGTGAAGGGCAGCCAACCCAATTAGGAATTCGTACGAGTTCGTTGCATCCATGGAACATGGAACATGGAACCAGGAACCCCAGCACGGGAAGAAGGGCCTGTGGGGGGACGACAACGATACCATGGAAGGGGTGAAAGTTGTGAGTGGTGGCATGTACATATGTACGTATGTATGTCTGTAGACCATTGTAGTATGTCCAGTATTTGTTCGTGATCCTTCCGACAAAAGAAATTGACAGTCAGTCCCGACACGGCGGATGGGAAGGGACGTGAGCAGTCGGCCGCTGGCAACCGGGAGGCCTAGGCCTTAGTTCAAGGACGGACCTTGGAGGCTTGACCTCTTCAGGAGACAATCCAAGACACGACAGGACATACCACTGGCCACGCATCACTatagtacatacatacaccgCAGTAGCTCGAATTCTGGGGACGGGAAGGGAAAGGTGTCATGCTATGCGCTGCAATGCGCAACTGTTGGTCAGGTCCTTTTGCTCTACCTTCTGGGAGAGGCTCATGCTCTGCCGTCAGAGGCAAAGATTGTGGTGTGAACGATGGATACTCACAGGGAATCTAACCTGAATCACACCCCTGCGGGTACATGATCCAGCACAGTAAGCACAGTATCGCTCCTCC encodes the following:
- a CDS encoding related to DNA repair protein Nse1 gives rise to the protein MSNHEFNHGDRAFLQAILARGTITFEEARPILAAIFNANRRHSGGEEGHEVRSDQITEEQFQEAMDKASEAASLFDYEIRSTFHQITKRRIWALVNTTSDPQTQLATIYSHEEISFIKRVLDAMFEKFNTPRMEVMAITEMQAIKLARPNRRESQIDVEAQTQTTVDKGLKHSEVEAVLANLVEGGWFEKSNEGFYTLSPRALLELRPWLVESYNDPELEPGDWQRIKFCEACKDPVTIGLRCADVDCNFRLHEVCEEAFWRTRRDRNCPRCSTEWSSHKFTGERAVTSTDAFQRGRRKNGSGWQRSTLADEVIRDEGGADEAEDEDVDDT
- a CDS encoding related to histone-lysine N-methyltransferase, whose translation is MTSELGSSPKREPTPTLPLSSVPQKRPLEEGRHSPVVPSPLNPEVRPSDSLAPEDAAQNSRSKSARAKKDTLKKREAKGSDSVRATPDPKPKSKPQKKQSESSPLRYNLGQPKLSNFNPPRGPVLTAHHEVTAPDGQTVEFFEASDHVSNKKSFRYTPCIADPLFPSMIYYRSTEPEPYGPHLSFEDSAGHVYFDKSARHVTTEKGFRMARANVAVREGRWYWECKITQGVRPPKDGESKPEGGKHVRVGWARREASLDAPVGFDAYSYGLRDVAGEKVHMSRPKEFFPAGEGIREGDIIGLEIQLPSEQLHRKVMSGQYNPVVDQTDEEPAATAEGHNIVRDRYPIRFKSHTYFEKSEYSPAKELEDLMNPTGAGGGSSEEPSPNHPLPSLRTLPNSCIRVYKNGVLMGTPFENLLGFLPPASRPQGQAGGREGLDDGMLGYYPAVSVFHGGAVEVNFGPEFWYPPPAETKDRPDKAWSDNARLNRVRPVSERYSDQIAEDIVWDIIDEVDFWSKDGGGATDRQGVSDKSEAVAMAPGREEIKEVVQDD